One window from the genome of Serinibacter salmoneus encodes:
- a CDS encoding oxidoreductase codes for MSKVALVTGASSGIGAATARRLTRAGYTVYGAARRTDRLAELASDGVRALELDLTEESSIEAAAQALLAEAGRIDVLVNNAGYGSYGALEDVPLSEARRQFEVNVFGLARLTQLLLPTMRAQGSGRIVNVTSMGGRLTMPLGGWYHATKYAVEAYSDALRLEVRPFGIDVIIVEPGSIATEWGGIAAENAATFSGQGPYASRAQALQRAMSSPRMANVGSSPELIADVIAKGVAAKRPRVRYVAGALARPLLTLKAVLPDRAFDALLARVL; via the coding sequence ATGAGCAAGGTCGCCCTCGTCACCGGAGCCTCCTCCGGCATCGGCGCTGCCACCGCACGCCGCCTCACCCGCGCCGGGTACACCGTCTACGGCGCCGCCCGGCGCACCGATCGCCTCGCCGAACTCGCGAGCGACGGCGTGCGGGCCCTCGAGCTCGACCTCACCGAGGAGTCCTCCATCGAGGCCGCGGCGCAGGCGCTGCTCGCCGAGGCGGGGCGGATCGACGTGCTGGTGAACAACGCCGGCTACGGCTCCTACGGCGCGCTGGAGGACGTGCCCCTGAGCGAGGCCCGGCGGCAGTTCGAGGTCAATGTGTTCGGCCTCGCCCGCCTCACCCAGCTCCTGCTGCCCACGATGCGCGCCCAGGGCTCGGGGAGGATCGTCAACGTCACCTCGATGGGGGGCCGCCTGACGATGCCGCTCGGCGGCTGGTACCACGCGACCAAGTACGCGGTGGAGGCCTATAGCGACGCGCTGCGCCTGGAGGTCCGCCCCTTCGGGATCGACGTGATCATCGTGGAGCCCGGGTCCATCGCGACCGAGTGGGGCGGCATCGCCGCCGAGAACGCCGCCACCTTCTCGGGCCAGGGCCCGTATGCGAGCCGGGCGCAGGCCCTCCAGCGCGCGATGAGCAGCCCCCGGATGGCGAACGTGGGCTCCTCCCCCGAGCTCATCGCCGACGTCATCGCCAAGGGCGTCGCGGCCAAGCGCCCCAGGGTGCGCTACGTCGCCGGCGCTCTGGCCCGCCCGTTGCTCACCCTCAAGGCGGTGCTGCCGGACCGCGCCTTCGACGCGCTCCTGGCCCGCGTGCTCTGA
- a CDS encoding YeiH family protein, with amino-acid sequence MATTTTRAGGAVVRLAPGMLLTALLAALALAIGSVLPLAGSAVPALLLGLGLALLRRPSARLVPGIAFSGKRVLQFAVVLLGAQLSLGDVAAAGLDSLPIMLTTLAACLGGAWLIGRRLGVTGNLRTLIGVGTGICGASAIAAVAPVIGAASAEIAYAMSTIFLFNVLAVLIFPLLGHALGMDPHAFGLFAGTAVNDTSSVVAAAAVFGGGALGYAVVVKLVRTLMIIPISVTLGVRTARMAQRAGEGGGARLGWRGALGLIPWFLVGFLVMASARSLGWIPDGAAHLATTLAVALVAMAMAGIGLSTDVAALRRAGVRPLLLGGALWAVVTLTSLGVLWATGQI; translated from the coding sequence ATGGCAACCACCACCACCCGGGCGGGCGGCGCCGTCGTGCGCCTTGCTCCCGGCATGCTGCTCACGGCGCTGCTCGCCGCTCTGGCGCTCGCGATCGGATCGGTGCTCCCGCTGGCCGGCTCCGCGGTCCCGGCGCTGCTGCTCGGCCTCGGCCTCGCGCTCCTGCGGCGGCCCTCGGCGCGGCTGGTGCCCGGCATCGCCTTCTCCGGCAAGCGTGTGCTGCAGTTCGCCGTCGTGCTGCTGGGGGCGCAGCTCTCGCTCGGCGACGTGGCCGCGGCGGGCCTGGACTCGCTCCCGATCATGCTCACCACGCTCGCGGCCTGCCTCGGGGGCGCGTGGCTGATCGGGCGCCGCCTCGGGGTCACGGGGAACCTGCGCACCCTGATCGGGGTGGGCACCGGGATCTGCGGCGCCTCCGCCATCGCCGCGGTGGCGCCGGTGATCGGGGCGGCGAGCGCCGAGATCGCCTACGCCATGTCCACGATCTTCCTGTTCAACGTGCTCGCCGTGCTGATCTTCCCGCTGCTCGGCCATGCCCTGGGGATGGACCCGCACGCCTTCGGCCTGTTCGCGGGGACCGCGGTGAACGACACCTCCTCGGTGGTCGCAGCCGCCGCGGTGTTCGGCGGCGGGGCGCTCGGGTATGCGGTGGTCGTCAAGCTCGTGCGCACCCTCATGATCATCCCGATCAGCGTGACCCTCGGGGTGCGCACGGCCCGCATGGCGCAGCGCGCGGGGGAGGGCGGCGGCGCACGCCTGGGGTGGCGCGGGGCCCTGGGGCTGATCCCGTGGTTCCTGGTGGGATTCCTCGTGATGGCGAGTGCGCGATCGCTCGGATGGATTCCCGACGGCGCCGCGCACCTGGCGACCACGCTCGCCGTGGCGCTGGTCGCCATGGCGATGGCGGGGATCGGGCTGTCCACGGATGTGGCGGCGCTGCGCAGGGCCGGGGTGCGGCCGTTGCTGCTGGGCGGCGCGCTGTGGGCGGTGGTGACCCTGACCTCGCTCGGCGTGCTCTGGGCGACAGGGCAGATCTAG
- a CDS encoding PadR family transcriptional regulator: MWFIDDDERGARGYDDGASEGRGGRGHGRGGHHEHPGKGRGRRGPGGEGFGPFGPGGPFGPFGAGGPGGRGGGRGRRARRGDVRHAILAVLGDGPANGYGIMKQIEERTGGFWRTSPGSVYPTLAQLVDEGLIAPAEGGESGGTTYALTEAGGTYATEHRAELEGVWGPATREWGEVGEMMTAGRKLLAALREVAENGTPEQRTQAAAKMEDLRRELYRMLAE; this comes from the coding sequence ATGTGGTTCATCGATGACGACGAGCGAGGCGCTCGTGGATACGACGACGGCGCATCCGAGGGGCGGGGTGGGCGAGGGCACGGACGTGGCGGCCACCACGAGCACCCGGGCAAGGGCCGCGGCCGGCGAGGCCCCGGTGGCGAGGGTTTCGGGCCGTTCGGGCCCGGGGGCCCGTTCGGGCCCTTCGGCGCTGGGGGTCCAGGCGGGCGCGGCGGTGGCCGCGGGCGCCGTGCGCGCCGCGGCGACGTGCGGCACGCCATCCTGGCGGTGCTGGGCGACGGGCCGGCCAACGGCTACGGGATCATGAAGCAGATCGAGGAGCGCACGGGCGGCTTCTGGCGCACCAGCCCCGGCTCGGTGTACCCCACCCTCGCCCAGCTCGTGGACGAGGGCCTCATCGCCCCCGCCGAGGGCGGCGAGAGCGGCGGCACCACCTATGCCCTGACCGAGGCCGGCGGCACCTACGCCACCGAGCACCGGGCGGAGCTGGAGGGCGTCTGGGGCCCCGCCACGCGGGAGTGGGGCGAGGTCGGCGAGATGATGACGGCCGGGCGCAAACTGCTCGCCGCCCTGCGGGAGGTCGCCGAGAACGGCACCCCCGAGCAGCGCACCCAGGCCGCCGCGAAGATGGAGGACCTGCGCCGCGAGCTGTACCGCATGCTCGCGGAGTGA
- a CDS encoding DUF4395 domain-containing protein — protein sequence MSSAATPGHAPHGIDPRGPRVGAGITAVLLLVVIALQGTAPEARPAAVVVLAVIVASFMLGSLGGVGRTWQGALYRAVIAPRLGPPAELEDPRPPRFAQTVGLVITGAGLALAAIGIPYAVLISSALAFVAAFLNAVFGLCLGCEMYTALARLRRRISTSTP from the coding sequence ATGAGCAGCGCAGCCACGCCGGGCCACGCCCCGCACGGCATCGACCCCCGTGGGCCGCGGGTGGGCGCCGGGATCACCGCGGTGCTCCTGCTCGTGGTGATCGCCCTGCAGGGGACGGCGCCCGAGGCGCGGCCGGCCGCCGTCGTCGTGCTCGCCGTCATCGTGGCCTCGTTCATGCTCGGGTCGCTCGGCGGCGTGGGGCGCACCTGGCAGGGGGCGCTCTACCGGGCCGTGATCGCTCCGCGCCTCGGGCCGCCCGCCGAGCTGGAGGATCCGCGCCCGCCCCGGTTCGCCCAGACCGTGGGTCTGGTGATCACCGGGGCCGGGTTGGCGCTTGCGGCGATCGGGATCCCGTACGCGGTGCTGATCAGCAGCGCGCTGGCGTTCGTGGCGGCATTCCTCAACGCGGTGTTCGGCCTGTGCCTCGGCTGCGAGATGTACACGGCCCTGGCCCGCCTCCGGCGCCGGATATCCACAAGTACGCCCTAA
- a CDS encoding glutaredoxin domain-containing protein: MYGADWCGDCRRTKAQLDSLGVPYTYVNLIEEPEQAKVALEISGRTNIPVLVYPDGSHQVEPTNLEVAAKLHLFGLA, translated from the coding sequence ATGTATGGCGCAGACTGGTGCGGCGACTGCCGCCGGACCAAGGCGCAGTTGGACTCGCTCGGCGTCCCCTACACCTACGTGAATCTCATCGAGGAGCCCGAGCAGGCCAAGGTCGCGCTCGAGATCTCCGGTCGCACCAACATCCCGGTCCTCGTCTACCCGGACGGCTCCCACCAGGTGGAGCCCACGAACCTCGAGGTCGCCGCCAAGCTCCACCTGTTCGGCCTGGCCTGA
- a CDS encoding oleate hydratase, whose translation MYRSNGNFEAFARPRRPAATEGKSAYIVGSGLAGLAAAAFMVRDAQVPGERITVFEELDIAGGSMDGILDEHKGFVIRGGREMEAHFEVLWDLFRSIPSLDTPGASVLDEMYWLHKDDPSSVPTRAIHNRGEAIADMKDLTLTPKAVEELLSLALTREEDLQDKRIDEVFTEEFFESHFWLYWATMFAFEPWASALEMRRYILRFIHHIASLADLTSLRFTRYNQYESLITPLVAYLTDHGVRFQYATRVHGIDVERAGGALHARRLHLTVGDQESTIDLSPSDLVFVTNGSITESSTFGDNDSPAPIEMRDGGAWGLWKNLAAQDPALGHPEKFCENIPEANWTISATVTLTDDRIAPYIERLTGRDPRSGHIITGGPCNIADSSWLYGFTMSRQPHFHAQDPSKELVVWLYGMFSDRPGDYVKKTIRECTGAELCAEWLYHLGVPVEEIEDLAHNSARTIPCNMPYITSYFMPRALGDRPQVVPEGSVNLAFLGNFAETERDTVFTTEYSTRTAMEAVYTLFEVERGVPEVFASSFDVRMLLNAVYYLNDRKPLHEIKLPFMARMIEKVALKKVEGTYVEELLQDAKLL comes from the coding sequence ATGTACCGCAGCAACGGCAACTTCGAAGCCTTCGCGCGCCCGCGCAGGCCCGCCGCCACCGAGGGCAAGTCCGCCTACATCGTCGGGTCCGGGCTGGCGGGCCTGGCGGCTGCCGCGTTCATGGTGCGCGACGCCCAGGTGCCGGGTGAGCGCATCACCGTCTTCGAGGAACTCGACATCGCGGGCGGTTCGATGGACGGCATCCTCGATGAGCACAAGGGCTTCGTGATCCGCGGTGGCCGCGAGATGGAGGCCCACTTCGAGGTGCTCTGGGACCTCTTCCGCTCGATCCCCTCCCTCGACACCCCGGGCGCCTCGGTGCTGGACGAGATGTACTGGCTGCACAAGGACGACCCGAGTTCGGTCCCCACTCGTGCGATCCACAACCGCGGCGAGGCGATCGCGGACATGAAGGACCTCACCCTCACCCCGAAGGCCGTCGAGGAGCTCCTGAGCCTCGCCCTCACCCGCGAGGAGGACCTGCAGGACAAGCGCATCGACGAGGTCTTCACCGAGGAGTTCTTCGAGTCCCACTTCTGGCTCTACTGGGCCACCATGTTCGCCTTCGAGCCGTGGGCATCCGCCCTGGAGATGCGCCGCTACATCCTGCGCTTCATCCACCACATCGCCTCGCTCGCGGACCTCACCTCGCTGCGCTTCACCCGCTACAACCAGTACGAGTCGCTGATCACACCGCTGGTGGCCTACCTCACCGATCACGGCGTGCGGTTCCAGTACGCCACCCGGGTGCATGGCATCGACGTGGAGCGCGCCGGTGGCGCCCTCCATGCTCGCCGTCTCCACCTGACGGTCGGGGACCAGGAGAGCACGATCGACCTGTCGCCGAGCGACCTGGTGTTCGTCACCAACGGTTCCATCACCGAGAGCTCCACCTTCGGCGACAACGACTCCCCCGCCCCGATCGAGATGCGCGACGGCGGAGCCTGGGGGCTGTGGAAGAACCTCGCCGCCCAGGACCCCGCCCTGGGGCACCCGGAGAAGTTCTGCGAGAACATCCCGGAGGCGAACTGGACGATCTCCGCCACCGTCACGCTCACTGATGACCGGATCGCGCCCTACATCGAGCGACTGACCGGCCGTGATCCGCGCTCGGGGCACATCATCACCGGCGGGCCGTGCAACATCGCCGACTCCAGCTGGCTCTACGGCTTCACGATGAGCCGTCAGCCGCACTTCCACGCCCAGGACCCGAGCAAGGAGCTGGTGGTCTGGTTGTACGGCATGTTCTCCGACCGGCCGGGCGACTACGTGAAGAAGACGATCCGGGAGTGCACGGGCGCCGAGCTGTGCGCCGAGTGGCTCTACCACCTGGGGGTGCCGGTGGAGGAGATCGAGGACCTTGCGCACAACTCCGCCCGCACCATCCCGTGCAACATGCCCTACATCACCTCCTACTTCATGCCGCGGGCCCTGGGTGACCGCCCCCAGGTGGTGCCGGAGGGCTCGGTGAACCTCGCCTTCCTTGGGAACTTCGCCGAGACCGAGCGGGACACGGTGTTCACCACCGAGTACTCCACCCGCACCGCGATGGAAGCCGTCTACACCCTGTTCGAGGTCGAGCGCGGCGTGCCGGAGGTGTTCGCCTCCTCCTTCGACGTCCGGATGCTGCTCAACGCCGTCTACTACCTCAACGACCGCAAGCCGCTGCACGAGATCAAGTTGCCCTTCATGGCGCGGATGATCGAGAAGGTCGCGCTGAAGAAGGTCGAGGGCACCTACGTGGAGGAACTGCTGCAGGACGCCAAGTTGCTCTGA
- a CDS encoding TlpA family protein disulfide reductase, which translates to MTALIILALVAISTALGLWWRSRQGRTRAVDRPLTLADVPGLTAGDAPGVRGPLVLQVSSATCSPCRATARTWGSLGVAHREVLVEERPEVAEALGVWHTPTSFLFDADGALISRIDGAPTRAAAAEALQAIDAPAGAR; encoded by the coding sequence GTGACCGCACTGATCATCCTCGCGCTGGTGGCGATATCCACGGCCCTCGGCCTGTGGTGGCGATCCCGCCAGGGCCGCACCCGCGCCGTCGACCGCCCGCTCACCCTCGCCGACGTCCCCGGCCTCACGGCCGGCGATGCCCCCGGTGTTCGTGGCCCGCTCGTGCTGCAGGTCTCCAGCGCCACCTGCTCGCCGTGCCGGGCGACGGCGCGCACGTGGGGCTCCCTGGGCGTGGCCCACCGCGAGGTGCTGGTGGAGGAGCGGCCGGAGGTCGCCGAGGCCCTCGGGGTGTGGCACACACCCACCTCCTTCCTCTTCGACGCCGACGGCGCGCTCATCTCGCGCATCGACGGTGCCCCCACCCGGGCCGCGGCGGCCGAGGCACTGCAGGCGATCGACGCCCCGGCGGGTGCACGATGA
- a CDS encoding LysR family transcriptional regulator, producing MRPAEVDLTTLRILTALERTGSITAAADEVGLTQQAASRRLAAAERTWGVALLRRGPRGSALTEQGRQAADLAEDVVRAADRLTRAVDALARPHATLRVAASLTIAEHLLPAWVLRLRAAEAADGRPPSAVEITAVNSATAIARVREGACDLALVETSDLPEDLAVRTLWQDELVLVVGAAHPWASTTRPVRLEDLAATPLVVREAGSGTRRSLQDALARAGHEPVAPAAELATTAAVRAAVQAGLAPAVLSHLAVDDDLRLGRLVRVPLARRLTRPLSAVHAGNPSAGARHLLNVAGAG from the coding sequence ATGCGCCCCGCGGAGGTCGACCTCACCACGTTGCGGATCCTCACCGCGCTCGAGCGCACCGGGAGCATCACCGCGGCGGCCGACGAGGTGGGCCTCACCCAGCAGGCCGCCTCGCGGCGCCTGGCCGCGGCGGAGCGGACCTGGGGCGTGGCGCTCCTTCGCCGCGGCCCGCGCGGGTCGGCGCTCACCGAGCAGGGGCGCCAGGCGGCCGACCTCGCGGAGGACGTGGTGCGGGCGGCGGATCGCCTGACCCGCGCCGTGGACGCCCTCGCCCGGCCGCACGCCACGCTGCGGGTGGCGGCGAGCCTGACGATCGCCGAGCACCTTCTGCCCGCCTGGGTCCTGCGGCTGCGGGCCGCCGAGGCGGCCGACGGCCGGCCCCCCAGCGCGGTCGAGATCACCGCCGTCAACTCCGCCACCGCGATCGCCCGGGTGCGCGAGGGCGCGTGTGACCTCGCCCTCGTGGAGACCTCCGATCTCCCGGAGGACCTCGCGGTGCGCACGCTCTGGCAGGACGAGCTCGTGCTCGTGGTCGGCGCGGCTCACCCGTGGGCGAGCACCACCCGTCCCGTGCGGCTCGAGGACCTGGCCGCCACGCCCCTGGTGGTCCGCGAGGCGGGTTCGGGCACGCGCCGCAGCCTGCAGGACGCCCTGGCTCGCGCCGGGCACGAGCCCGTGGCACCTGCCGCCGAACTCGCCACCACCGCCGCGGTGCGCGCGGCGGTCCAGGCGGGCCTCGCGCCGGCGGTGCTCAGTCATCTCGCCGTCGACGACGACCTCCGGTTGGGCCGCCTGGTGCGGGTGCCGCTCGCGCGGCGGCTGACCCGCCCGCTCAGTGCGGTCCACGCGGGGAACCCCTCGGCCGGGGCGCGTCACCTCCTGAACGTGGCGGGCGCGGGGTGA
- a CDS encoding VOC family protein — protein MGVRSAEHIGLVVADLDRAVAFFEAVGFDVGERMRVGGAWADRVNGLEGTDVEMAFATAPDGSGAIEITRFVHPASPPVAGGEAANHPGLRHLAYRVDDLDGTLARAREAGYDLVGAVEAFDPWRLCYLRGPEGLILELAERAEDPHAGAEHTEE, from the coding sequence ATGGGAGTGCGCAGCGCGGAACACATCGGCCTGGTGGTCGCGGACCTGGACCGGGCGGTCGCCTTCTTCGAGGCCGTCGGGTTCGACGTGGGCGAGCGGATGCGGGTGGGCGGCGCATGGGCCGATCGCGTCAACGGGCTGGAGGGCACCGACGTCGAGATGGCGTTCGCCACCGCGCCGGACGGGTCCGGCGCCATCGAGATCACCCGGTTCGTCCACCCCGCCTCCCCGCCTGTGGCGGGCGGGGAGGCCGCGAACCACCCCGGGCTGCGCCACCTCGCCTACCGGGTGGACGACCTCGACGGCACGCTGGCCCGCGCCCGCGAGGCCGGGTACGACCTCGTCGGAGCAGTGGAGGCCTTCGATCCGTGGCGCCTGTGCTACCTGCGAGGACCCGAGGGCCTCATCCTCGAGTTGGCCGAGCGCGCCGAGGACCCGCACGCCGGGGCCGAGCACACCGAGGAGTAG
- a CDS encoding AI-2E family transporter, whose protein sequence is MRGAGAGGDADRGRAARMWSDGAGRLGTRAAQILAVLAVTAVAIFSLTRLTLVVIPVLLALVIASAISPLIGWMRRRGVPSMLATWIALIGIVVVLGGVIWGVVATVMNQWDTLRDSAIDGVGELQDLISGLPFEITEDQISQWQDSAMGLLTSSGFSSGVVSGVSQTANFVTGAVLMVVVLFFFLKDGPGIWEFLLRPFHGESYERGRRVGAKTVSTLGGYVRGTAAVAAVDAIGIGLGLWILGVPLALPLGVLVFLLAFIPLVGATLAGVLAALVALVTNGFVEALIVVAIVVGVNQLEGNLLQPVIMARSLKLHPLVILVALTVGTVLAGITGAVLAVPIAAAIWGAITVWDGPTTPARFARPKTPPAVDS, encoded by the coding sequence ATGCGCGGCGCCGGTGCCGGAGGCGATGCCGATCGCGGCCGGGCGGCCCGGATGTGGTCCGACGGCGCCGGCCGGCTCGGCACGCGTGCGGCGCAGATCCTGGCGGTGCTCGCCGTCACGGCCGTGGCGATCTTCTCCCTCACCCGGCTGACCCTGGTGGTGATCCCGGTGCTGCTCGCGCTGGTGATCGCCTCGGCCATCTCACCGCTCATCGGCTGGATGCGCCGCCGCGGTGTCCCCTCGATGCTGGCGACCTGGATCGCCCTGATCGGGATCGTGGTGGTGCTCGGCGGGGTGATCTGGGGCGTGGTCGCCACGGTGATGAACCAGTGGGACACCCTGCGCGACTCCGCGATCGACGGCGTGGGCGAGCTCCAGGACCTCATCTCGGGCCTGCCGTTCGAGATCACCGAGGACCAGATCAGCCAGTGGCAGGACAGCGCGATGGGCCTGTTGACCTCCTCCGGGTTCTCCTCGGGGGTGGTCTCCGGGGTCTCCCAGACCGCCAACTTCGTCACGGGCGCCGTGCTGATGGTCGTGGTGCTGTTCTTCTTCCTCAAGGACGGCCCCGGGATCTGGGAGTTCCTGCTGCGGCCCTTCCACGGCGAGTCCTACGAGCGCGGCCGCCGCGTGGGGGCCAAGACGGTGTCCACCCTGGGCGGGTACGTCCGCGGCACCGCCGCCGTGGCCGCCGTCGACGCGATCGGCATCGGCCTGGGCCTGTGGATCCTCGGGGTGCCGCTCGCGCTCCCGCTGGGAGTCCTGGTGTTCCTGCTGGCGTTCATCCCCCTGGTCGGTGCCACGCTGGCCGGGGTGCTCGCCGCGCTCGTGGCGCTGGTGACCAACGGGTTCGTCGAGGCACTCATCGTGGTGGCGATCGTGGTCGGGGTGAATCAGCTCGAGGGCAACCTGCTGCAGCCCGTCATCATGGCGCGCTCGCTGAAGTTGCACCCGCTGGTCATCCTGGTCGCCCTGACCGTGGGGACCGTGCTGGCGGGGATCACCGGCGCCGTGCTGGCGGTGCCGATCGCCGCCGCGATCTGGGGCGCGATCACGGTGTGGGACGGGCCCACGACACCGGCCCGGTTCGCCCGACCCAAGACACCGCCCGCCGTGGACTCCTAG
- a CDS encoding ArsR/SmtB family transcription factor, with product MTTAPAAEPIAERSVTLTHSAALARLGYALSDETRARVLLALREAPACPSDLADTLGVSRQVMSNQLSCLRGCGLVDAVREGRNTWYRLADPVLGEALADLLRVVVIVDPSCCEGTECTCA from the coding sequence GTGACGACAGCACCCGCCGCCGAGCCGATCGCCGAACGGTCCGTGACCCTCACCCACAGCGCCGCGCTCGCGCGCCTGGGGTATGCGCTCTCGGACGAGACCCGGGCGCGGGTGCTGCTCGCGCTGCGCGAGGCGCCCGCGTGCCCCTCGGACCTCGCCGACACCCTGGGCGTCTCCCGTCAGGTGATGTCGAACCAGCTCTCGTGCCTGCGTGGGTGCGGCCTGGTCGACGCCGTGCGCGAGGGCCGGAACACCTGGTACCGGCTCGCCGATCCCGTCCTCGGGGAGGCGTTGGCCGACCTGCTGCGGGTCGTGGTCATCGTGGACCCCTCCTGCTGCGAGGGAACGGAGTGCACCTGCGCATGA
- a CDS encoding putative quinol monooxygenase gives MTFVNAGTLGAAPGRRDELVAHLTRANAALADVGCLAYEVGVNDEEPDTVFVVEIWESAQAHRDSLALPQVQESIAAARPLLSGQFGGFRFDVVGSPLRP, from the coding sequence ATGACCTTCGTGAACGCCGGAACCCTGGGAGCCGCGCCGGGCAGGCGCGACGAGCTCGTCGCGCACCTCACCCGCGCCAACGCCGCCCTCGCCGATGTCGGCTGCCTGGCCTACGAGGTCGGCGTGAACGACGAGGAGCCCGACACCGTGTTCGTGGTCGAGATCTGGGAGAGCGCCCAGGCCCACCGGGACTCGCTCGCGCTCCCGCAGGTGCAGGAGTCGATCGCCGCCGCCCGGCCCCTGCTCTCCGGCCAGTTCGGCGGGTTCCGGTTCGACGTCGTGGGATCGCCGCTGCGGCCCTGA
- a CDS encoding SAV_915 family protein, which translates to MPELADLPAAFYLPCARPPSDLRDPDDLEVLMRRTSDGRTALLLYTTLERFRRCNGPDAPWVVAPVPWLNDLRQQHPYDVAYLDLVVPERERIGAPS; encoded by the coding sequence ATGCCCGAACTAGCCGACCTCCCCGCCGCGTTCTATCTCCCGTGCGCCCGACCGCCGTCGGACCTCCGGGACCCCGACGACCTCGAGGTCCTCATGCGGCGCACCAGCGATGGGCGCACCGCCCTGCTGCTGTACACCACCCTTGAGCGGTTCCGCCGCTGCAACGGGCCGGATGCCCCGTGGGTCGTGGCACCCGTCCCCTGGCTCAATGACCTGCGCCAGCAGCACCCGTACGACGTCGCCTACCTCGATCTGGTGGTGCCGGAGCGCGAGCGCATCGGGGCGCCGTCATGA